A segment of the Fusobacterium sp. SYSU M8D902 genome:
AGAAAAGTGTATTGAGAATATAGCTGATTCTATTAATAAAGCTTTAGCTGTTACTAAAAATGTTACTGTTGTATTGGAAAATACAGCTGGGCAAGGATCAAATATGGGATATAATTTTTCTCATCTTGGTAAAATTATAGAAAAAATAGATGATAAAAGTAGAATAGGTGTTTGTTTAGATACTTGCCATACTTTAGCTGGTGGATATGAATTAAAAGATCTTGCTGGTTATGAAAAGACTATGGAAGAGTTTGAAAAGTGTGTAGGCTTTAAATATCTTAAAGGAATTCATTTAAATGATTCTAAGTTTGATACAGGAAGTAAAAAGGATAGACATGATAGTATTGGAAAGGGATTTTTAGGAGAGGAATTTTTTATTAGATTTATGAATGATCCTAGATTTGATAATATTCCAATAATATTAGAAACTATTGATGATACTATTTGGGAAGAGGAGATTAAATACCTGTATAGTCTTATTAAATAATTAATTATAAAAAGAAGTTGGTTATATAGCTAATCAACTTCTTTTTTTATATATTTTAAAATTTAATTTTTTCCAAAAGTTCCAAAATTTTTTTCTCCTCTATTGTTTTTCCAATATTGAATTTAAGTTCTAACTCCCTTCTTATTCTCTCTTGAAACTCCTTCTCTATTCTTTCTGTCTCTTCTATCCTCATTTTTTTTATCTCTTCTACTCTTTGACAAAATAATTTATAACCCTCTTCATCAAATATAAGCTTATCTTTGACAAAATTTTTCATTATAGGGTAGATATTTGATATGAGTGTTTTCTCTTCTTCTGAGATATTTTTTAACTCTTTTAATCCATTTAAATAAAGGTTATAGTCTATATAACCAGTCAATCCATCATCTCCATTATAGTTATATAGGACACTATTAATAAATTTATATAGTGGTAAAACCTCCTTTGCTCCCTTCATATCACTATACATTTTTTCTTTTATGGAATTTATAAGTTCTAGGTTTTCACTTAGATAATCCACATTTTCATTATTTTTATTTCTCTTTAAATGGTTAATCTCTTCAAATATCTCAACTTTATCTCCCCACTCCTTTGTAAAGATACTTTTAAATATATTTTGATATAATTTATTTTGTATCTCCTCTTCTTGTTCATATTGATATATGTATGTATTGAGAGTAGGTCTAGATATCTCTAAAATATCGGCTAATTCTTTTAAGGTTATTTTATATTTTTTTAAAAAGTTTTTTATCTCCATAATATAAATAGTATCATTTTTTACGAAAAAAATCAATTTTATATTTTTTTACATTTTACTTTACATTTTTACAAAAATATGTTATATTATATTTGAAAATAAATGTGAGGTGATAGTAATGAAAAAAACTGTTATGGAATGGTTAGGAGAAGTTAAATTATACAATAAAAAGATAGCTAAAAAAGAGTTTGAATTAGAGAATACAGATCTTTTTTATGCTGATACTAATATTAGATATGATAAAGAAAAAGCTAAAAAATATTTAGAGGAAACAAATGCACTTTATCAAAGTTATAAACAACTTGTTGCTAACAGAAATAAGATAAGACAAGCTATCTTACAATTTAATGCTTGTACTTTTATTGAAATTGGAGAGATGAAAATCACTATTGCAGAAGCTTTAGAAAGATTAAAAAACAATGAGAATATTATTATTGATATCTTAGAAGAGAATATTAATAATATGATCTCAAAAGAAGCAGAATTAAAATTGGTGCAAGAAAATGAGGTTAAAGAATTTGAAAAAATGTTATATGGTTCTAATAAATCAATTGGAAATATAGCAATCTCTGAGAAATTAGAAGAGAGAAG
Coding sequences within it:
- the nfo gene encoding deoxyribonuclease IV; protein product: MTREDKIKNKWIGPHVSTTGGVFNAPINANKIGARAFALFTKNQRRWEAKPLSEDDINEFKNNLLKYGYSPEYILPHDSYLINLGAEDMEKREKSLNAFIDEIKRCEQLGLKYLNTHPGSHLNEISEEKCIENIADSINKALAVTKNVTVVLENTAGQGSNMGYNFSHLGKIIEKIDDKSRIGVCLDTCHTLAGGYELKDLAGYEKTMEEFEKCVGFKYLKGIHLNDSKFDTGSKKDRHDSIGKGFLGEEFFIRFMNDPRFDNIPIILETIDDTIWEEEIKYLYSLIK